Proteins encoded within one genomic window of Candidatus Kapaibacterium thiocyanatum:
- a CDS encoding fructose-bisphosphatase codes for MPLLKTSRLITIERHISEEGALHPDATGEFTRLLRDLTLALRIVASDVRRAGLNDVLGMTENTNVHGERVKRLDIHANEVIFRAMDHGGNLCVMASEENESLMHIPREFRCGKYVLVFDPLDGSSNIDVNVSIGTIFSIYMRLDPTSSEPGTLADVLQPGYRQVAAGYALYGSSTQLVYSSGNGVDIFTFDPTIGEFLLTFEKIRIPRRGRIYSVNSGNAYKWSPQLRDYVSYLLRPSDDGMRPYSLRYIGTMVADVHRTLHYGGIFMYPADTSSPAGKLRLVYEVNPMAFLVEQAGGKASTGTQRILDLQPDSLHQHVPCFLGSEDDVTEAEDFLRR; via the coding sequence ATGCCTCTTCTCAAGACTTCCCGTCTCATTACCATCGAGCGCCATATTTCGGAGGAAGGCGCCCTCCATCCGGATGCGACCGGTGAGTTCACGCGACTGCTGCGCGATCTTACCCTGGCTCTTCGCATCGTCGCGAGCGACGTGCGTCGTGCGGGATTGAACGACGTGCTCGGCATGACGGAGAATACCAACGTTCACGGCGAACGCGTGAAACGGCTGGACATCCACGCCAACGAAGTCATCTTCCGTGCCATGGATCATGGCGGCAACCTGTGTGTGATGGCTTCGGAAGAGAACGAAAGCCTGATGCACATTCCCCGCGAATTCCGCTGCGGGAAGTACGTCCTCGTCTTCGATCCGCTGGACGGCTCGTCCAACATCGACGTCAACGTTTCCATCGGTACGATTTTTTCGATCTACATGCGTCTGGATCCCACGTCATCCGAGCCGGGCACACTGGCCGACGTCCTCCAGCCCGGATATCGTCAGGTGGCCGCCGGATACGCATTGTACGGGAGCAGTACCCAACTGGTGTATTCGAGCGGCAACGGCGTCGACATCTTCACGTTCGATCCCACCATCGGCGAATTCCTGCTGACGTTCGAGAAGATCCGCATACCCAGGCGTGGGCGGATCTACTCCGTGAACTCCGGCAATGCCTACAAGTGGAGTCCGCAGCTCCGCGACTACGTATCGTATCTGCTGCGTCCGAGCGACGATGGAATGCGTCCGTATTCGCTGCGATACATCGGCACGATGGTCGCCGACGTGCATCGGACGTTGCACTACGGTGGCATCTTCATGTATCCCGCCGATACGTCGTCGCCCGCAGGCAAGCTCCGTCTGGTCTATGAAGTGAATCCGATGGCCTTCCTTGTGGAACAGGCCGGTGGCAAGGCGAGTACGGGGACGCAACGTATCCTCGATCTCCAGCCGGATTCGTTGCATCAACACGTTCCGTGTTTCCTCGGTAGCGAGGATGACGTGACCGAAGCCGAGGACTTCCTCCGGCGATAG
- a CDS encoding superoxide dismutase: MNDRRSFLKTAAAGAAALTVVPSLHVIGAEPAPSAQHQLPPLPYPAEALEPYIDAQTMQIHHDKHHLGYVNGLNKAEEELAKARASGDYSLIQHWSRQAAFHGGGHWLHSMFWKVMAPNGKGGGGEPTGDLATSIKNDFGSVDAFRKQFSAAANAVEGSGWALLHYRHDDGRLIVLQAENQQKLSSWGSTPILGIDVWEHAYYLKYQNKRGDYVTAWWNVVNWGQVAQNLASIRR; this comes from the coding sequence ATGAATGATCGCAGATCCTTTCTCAAGACCGCTGCCGCAGGTGCCGCAGCATTGACCGTCGTTCCATCCCTGCACGTCATCGGTGCGGAGCCCGCGCCGTCGGCCCAACACCAGTTGCCGCCGTTGCCCTATCCGGCCGAAGCGCTCGAACCGTACATCGATGCGCAGACGATGCAGATCCATCACGACAAACACCATCTCGGCTACGTGAACGGTCTGAACAAGGCCGAGGAAGAACTGGCCAAGGCCCGTGCCAGCGGAGACTATTCGCTGATCCAGCACTGGTCGCGTCAGGCTGCCTTCCACGGTGGCGGGCACTGGCTCCATTCCATGTTCTGGAAGGTCATGGCGCCCAACGGAAAGGGTGGAGGTGGAGAGCCGACGGGAGATCTCGCGACCTCCATCAAGAACGATTTCGGATCCGTCGACGCGTTCAGGAAACAGTTCAGCGCCGCCGCCAACGCCGTGGAAGGCAGCGGATGGGCGCTGCTCCACTATCGTCATGACGACGGCCGCCTCATCGTCCTCCAGGCAGAGAACCAGCAGAAGCTTTCTTCATGGGGCTCGACCCCCATCCTCGGCATCGACGTCTGGGAGCATGCCTACTATCTGAAGTACCAGAACAAGCGCGGCGACTACGTAACGGCATGGTGGAACGTGGTCAACTGGGGCCAGGTGGCTCAGAATCTCGCTTCCATCCGTCGATAG